The genomic DNA CGCTGCACACGTACTGGCAGAATTCGGGAACCCAGGTGGCGACGGGACTTTCGCCGTTCAGCTCCATCCATCTCGACCTGCGCAGCTTCCGGTCGCGCTACCCGAACAACCCGGATGGCTCGCTGGGTTCAACCAATCCGCTCTATCAGGCCGATGAGTTGCTGATCGCGTTCCGGGTCGAGCCTCGGCAGGAAGCGCCCGGCGCGAAGTTGCCGGGCGTGCCGGGATGCAGCAGCAATTGAGGTGAGGGAGGGTGGGCGCGTTTCAGGGCCCATCCTCCTGTCTCGTCCCCAGCCGGTATCTCGTCTGGCTGGGGGGCTCCGGCGCCACGCGACCGCAACGCCCTCGCGGTGTCTTTCCCAAGAATTCTTCACCCATCCTTCATCAGCCGGGGCGCTTTCACTGCTCCGGTGAGGATGCCATATCATGTCCCGTTTACTGATGTTCCTCGGCTTGCTGCTGGCGTGTCCCGTCACGGCACAGACCGTCAATGATTATCAGGTCCAGGCTCCCGAGTTGTCGGCCCCTCAGCGTGGCTCGCTCGTGGGCCAGTATGCGAGCACGGCCTTTGGACCCGCGGACGTCAGCCGGGGTGGCTTCTCCCTGTCCTCGCCCTTCGTTGTGCCCGCGGAGCGGGGCCCCTTGCTGGCCTCCGTGTTTCCCACCTACTCACCCGACAACGGCGTTTCGGAGTGGGGTCAGGGTTGGCGCTCCTCGCTCGCCATCGTGCGCTCGCGCGTCATCGGGGACCTCGACTACTCCACCGATGAGCTGACCGGCCCCTGGGGCCGGATGGTGCGGGGGCTCGACGGGTTCTGGTATCCGCAGGGCCTGACGGGTCACATCCGGGTGGAGCCCGTGGCGGACGGCTTCATCGCCCACCACCCGGACGGAAGCCGCTGGACATTCGGTGGCGGGGCACGCGTGCAGACGTCGAGTGGCACATATGCCTGGCACCTCACCGAGGTCATCCTGGCTACCGGGTACAAGACGCGACTGTCGTACACGGCTAACGCCTCCGGGCGGCTCTTCCTCCAGTCCGCGCTCTACGGAGGAATGGGTGAGGAACTCCTATCTCGCGTGGATTTCATCTACGACACGCTGACGACTCCCTTCGCGGATCTTCGCTCGCGCGACGCCCTGGTGCTGGACCGCCGCGTCTCGCGAGTAGAACTGCGCGCGAAGAACATCACCACGGGGAAGTTCGAGCTGCGTTGGACACATGAGCTGGGTTATCGGCAGGAGGGGCTGGGGCCCACGTTCCTGCTTACCTCGGTCCAACAGGTGTTCGCCTCGGGCGAGCGCGCGCCCGCCATGACGTACGAGTACGAACTGGCCGAGCCGACGCTGACCGCCGCTACCCTGCGGGCCACGCCCTCGTTCGATGAGGTGCTGAAAGATTTCTCGTCCAGTGTCTTAATGCCGACCCGCTCCACCATCCTGGACTCCGAGTCGGATGGTTGGACGGACCTGGAGGAGCGTACCGAGTTCAAGCTCATCCGGCAGGGGCCCGAGGGATTCAGCTATGAGTCACTTCCTGCGGCTCCCGGCAACGCGCGGTCGGAATGCCGGGCGGCGCCGTCCTCGGGCAACACTCCTCGCACGCTGGCCCGCATGCGCGCGGATCTCTCCACCCATCAAGTGGTGCGGCTGCTCGTCCAGTCCGGTGTGGGTCAGACGAAGATCCTGCTGTGCGAGCGCGATGGCACGCCCGTTCACGAGTCCTCCATCTCGGGGACCTGGACCCTGGACGCGACGACGCGTCTGGCCGACCTCAATCGGGATCGGCAGCCAGACATCGTGCGCGTCTTTCGCAATGGCTATTGGGTGATACCGAATCAGAGCACGAGCGCCGGCTATGCGTTCGGTGCTCAGATGACTGGCACGCTGACCATGGGCTTCGCTCCCTCGGCTGTCTGGGTCCATGACTTCAACGGCGATGGCTTGCCGGACCTCATCATGCGCAATTCCGCAACCCTGGTGGTGTACCGGGGACGCGGCAACTTCCTCTTCGAGCCCACGGGGCAGACGTTCCGCGGTTATGGCACTACGGGGACGACCATCGATCTGTCACGCTTCCAGGTGAGCTTCGTGGACGCCAACCGGGATGGTCTGACGGATGTGCTCATCAACAACTCGACGCGGGCCTTCCTGCTGGTGAACGTGGGGGACAGGCTCGTGGAGAAGCCGGTGCCCGGCTTGAATCCGTCGGGGCTCGATTCGGCGTTTCCCATCGTCCAGGACTTCGCGGGCACGGGCAACACGGAGGTTTTCTTCTCCAAGGAGGGCAAGGCGCACTCGGTCGCTCTCAACACTCCGGGCACGGGACTGCTCAAGAGCGCGGATGACGGCAAGGGCACCCGGTTGGACTTCATGTATCAGCGCGGTCCGTCCACCGTGGGGAGCGGCCCTCGCCAGTCTGTGTTGGCGCAGATGCGGGTGAAGTCCAGTGGCCAGGAAACCGTCACCTACCACTACAGTTACCAGAACCCGCGCGTGCACTCAGTGGGAGGCTTTCCGCTGGGCTATGAGACGGTCTCCCGCGTGGATTCGCGGGTCTCGCACGTCATGGACTTCCTGATGGAGGACCACGTCGCGGGACTGCCATTGTCTTCTGTGCGGACGGACGTGGGTTCGCCCCAGGTGCGGGCCTTCGAGTCATGGGAATACCAGGACGTCACCTTGCAGGGAATTGCCTGGAAGCGTCCCTCCGCGCGGGTGCAGGGGTGGATGGATCCTGGCGATGCTCAGCGGGTCTCCGAGCGCACGGAGTATCTGGCGTACACCGCGGAAGTGTGTCCGGCCCAAGTGCGGATCTCCAATGAGCACGGCACCTTGGTGACGGAGCACTCTCGTTCGGTGTTGCCCGGCTGGAATCAGTCCTTGCACTGTCTGGACTCCGGTCTGGTCATGACGGGCTCCCACTCGGATCCCAACCTGAATTTTCGCCATGAGGGAAGCATCGAGCGGAACACGGCTGGGCAGGTAACGAAGGTGGTCAGCCTCGTTCCCGGGCAATCCCTCACATTGCAAGAGGTAATGTACAACGCGGACTTCTCGGTGGGTTCCATCTCGATTCCGGGCCGCGGAGTGATGGCCTTCGACTACGAGCCCGCCCGGCGGATGTTGCGGCAGGTGACCTCGCCCGAGGGCGTGGTGACGCGGGTGACGGAGCGCCATCCCGTGACGGATGCCATCCTCGCCCTGGAAATGGACCGTGGCGGCACGCCGTATCAGCAGTTCTTCCGCTTCGACGGGCAGGAGCGGCTGGCCAGACAGTGGGACAGCCTGGGGGGGGCCGAACTCAACCCCAAGGGGACCTACTCCTACCGCTATGCCACGGCCACCACCCCTGGCTCCACCTTCGTGTCGCAGCTGGTGGATGCGGCCTCTTCCTCGGCACGGGAGTTCATTGACTACTCCACTGCAGCGGGCGGCTCGGTGACGACGGCCCGCCGTGTTCCCGAGGGATGGGTCTTCGATGGCGTAGTGGAGCGGTTGTCGTCACTCTCTCAGACCCATACGTCGTTGCGGCCGGGCATGGCGGATACCGTGGACATGCAGTCGCTGGACTACACGGCACTGCTGTCGGGTTCGCGGCGGGTGTCGTCGCGCACCACGGCCTTCGGCTCATCCATCCTCTCCTCCACCAGCTTCCACGACACCGTGGAGCAGCAGGTGGCCACGTCCCTGGGGTTGGACGCGGGGCGGATGACGCGCACGGTGATGGAGAATGGGACCTGGAGTACCCGGCATCTCCTGGATGCGTCCCAGCGCGTGGTGGAATTCAAGGACGAGGCGAATGTCCGCACGAGCTACCGGTACGATGCCCTGGGTCGCTTGCGCCAGGTGGACCTTCCAGATGGAAAGTTCCACCGCGTCGTCTATGACGACCACGGACGCGTGTCCCTTCTGCTGCGTCAAGACCTGGCCAGCGTGGAATATGGCTATGCGCCCGTGACGGGCCTGCTCACCGTGAAGCGCTACGCGACGTCCTCGGGCGCCATCCGCAGGCAGCTGACGTTGGGCTATGACTCCCTGGGCCGGCTTTCCATGGAGACGTACACCGACTTCTCCGGAGGCACGGATCTGGTGTACCGCTACTACCGCGACGGAGCGACGCCTGCTCAGCCAGGCCTGAGGACGGCTCGGGGTTTGGTGAGCGCCATCGAGGGAAAGGGCTATCTCAAACTCTTTGAATACCGGCCGGATGCCCAGATGGAGCGCAGCGTCCTGCATCTCACGGATTGGCGGACCGTGGATACGCAACTCACCTTCACGGACGGCGGCGAGGTGCGCTCTGAGCTGACGTCCGTCCGAGCGGCGGATGGCTCGGTCCTAACCACCGTCTCCAAGGGGTGGGTCCGGGATACGCACGGGCGGCTCTCCGAGCTGTGGCTCAACGGCATGCCCAAGGCCATTCTCGGTTACGACGCCAACGGCCAGCCCCAATCGATGTCGTTGCCGGGAGGGCAGGTGACGCTCGGCTATGATCCGGTGACGCGCCAGCGGGTGTCGCTCGCCCAGGTGGGGTCCGGGTGGAACGCGTCCACGAGCATCCAACTCAACGCGCGAGGACTCCTGGATGTGGAGTCGATCTCCGTGGGGTCCACGAATCTGTCGCGGGCGTATGGGTACTCGTCGCGGACCTTTCTCACGAGCGCCGGTGACGCGGAGAATGCCTATGCCTATGGCTTCGATGCCTCCGGCATGCCCACGTTCATCGAAGAGGGTGGCGCGCGGCGCGACATCGTCCAGTCAGATCAGACGCTCTCCGCGGGGGGGGTGACCTACACTTTCGATGATCAGGGGCGAGCCCTCACCAGGGGGAGCCTGTTCTTCCGCTATGGCCCGAACGGACACCTCTCGGCGGCTGGCCACAATGGCGCCGATCAATGGTCGTTCCTGTATGACGAGAGGGGACATCGGTTGCTGAAGTTCGCCGGGGGGATCCCCGTCGCCGCTTACCTGGACCAGGGACTCCACCTCGATGAGGATGGTCTCACGCAACCCCTGCACTTCGACGGCCAGCTCGTGGGGGTGGTGAGTGGAGGCACCCTTCGCATGGTGGCCACGGATCTGCGCGGCACGGTCATCGCGGACGAGGATGGTACGATGCGGCTCGCGTCCCCATTTGGTGACCGGGCGGTGCGGCCGGTCCTCTCGGCGGTGATCGACTACGTGCAGAAGGGCTATGACGGTGACTTGGGGCTCATCCGGATGGGCGTGCGGGACTATGACCCCAAGCTCAACCGCTTCCTCACCCCGGATCCGCTGTTCCTGGAGCATCCGTGGCGCTGCGTGGACAGCCCGGTGGAGTGCAACCTGTATGGCTATGCCCGGAACAATCCGCTGCGCTACGGCGATCCGAGCGG from Melittangium boletus DSM 14713 includes the following:
- a CDS encoding RHS repeat-associated core domain-containing protein, coding for MSRLLMFLGLLLACPVTAQTVNDYQVQAPELSAPQRGSLVGQYASTAFGPADVSRGGFSLSSPFVVPAERGPLLASVFPTYSPDNGVSEWGQGWRSSLAIVRSRVIGDLDYSTDELTGPWGRMVRGLDGFWYPQGLTGHIRVEPVADGFIAHHPDGSRWTFGGGARVQTSSGTYAWHLTEVILATGYKTRLSYTANASGRLFLQSALYGGMGEELLSRVDFIYDTLTTPFADLRSRDALVLDRRVSRVELRAKNITTGKFELRWTHELGYRQEGLGPTFLLTSVQQVFASGERAPAMTYEYELAEPTLTAATLRATPSFDEVLKDFSSSVLMPTRSTILDSESDGWTDLEERTEFKLIRQGPEGFSYESLPAAPGNARSECRAAPSSGNTPRTLARMRADLSTHQVVRLLVQSGVGQTKILLCERDGTPVHESSISGTWTLDATTRLADLNRDRQPDIVRVFRNGYWVIPNQSTSAGYAFGAQMTGTLTMGFAPSAVWVHDFNGDGLPDLIMRNSATLVVYRGRGNFLFEPTGQTFRGYGTTGTTIDLSRFQVSFVDANRDGLTDVLINNSTRAFLLVNVGDRLVEKPVPGLNPSGLDSAFPIVQDFAGTGNTEVFFSKEGKAHSVALNTPGTGLLKSADDGKGTRLDFMYQRGPSTVGSGPRQSVLAQMRVKSSGQETVTYHYSYQNPRVHSVGGFPLGYETVSRVDSRVSHVMDFLMEDHVAGLPLSSVRTDVGSPQVRAFESWEYQDVTLQGIAWKRPSARVQGWMDPGDAQRVSERTEYLAYTAEVCPAQVRISNEHGTLVTEHSRSVLPGWNQSLHCLDSGLVMTGSHSDPNLNFRHEGSIERNTAGQVTKVVSLVPGQSLTLQEVMYNADFSVGSISIPGRGVMAFDYEPARRMLRQVTSPEGVVTRVTERHPVTDAILALEMDRGGTPYQQFFRFDGQERLARQWDSLGGAELNPKGTYSYRYATATTPGSTFVSQLVDAASSSAREFIDYSTAAGGSVTTARRVPEGWVFDGVVERLSSLSQTHTSLRPGMADTVDMQSLDYTALLSGSRRVSSRTTAFGSSILSSTSFHDTVEQQVATSLGLDAGRMTRTVMENGTWSTRHLLDASQRVVEFKDEANVRTSYRYDALGRLRQVDLPDGKFHRVVYDDHGRVSLLLRQDLASVEYGYAPVTGLLTVKRYATSSGAIRRQLTLGYDSLGRLSMETYTDFSGGTDLVYRYYRDGATPAQPGLRTARGLVSAIEGKGYLKLFEYRPDAQMERSVLHLTDWRTVDTQLTFTDGGEVRSELTSVRAADGSVLTTVSKGWVRDTHGRLSELWLNGMPKAILGYDANGQPQSMSLPGGQVTLGYDPVTRQRVSLAQVGSGWNASTSIQLNARGLLDVESISVGSTNLSRAYGYSSRTFLTSAGDAENAYAYGFDASGMPTFIEEGGARRDIVQSDQTLSAGGVTYTFDDQGRALTRGSLFFRYGPNGHLSAAGHNGADQWSFLYDERGHRLLKFAGGIPVAAYLDQGLHLDEDGLTQPLHFDGQLVGVVSGGTLRMVATDLRGTVIADEDGTMRLASPFGDRAVRPVLSAVIDYVQKGYDGDLGLIRMGVRDYDPKLNRFLTPDPLFLEHPWRCVDSPVECNLYGYARNNPLRYGDPSGKFAKEFKDFVSGAAMGSTAALLPMGSLLPVPPEQHEYFYVGYAAAMAAGGVVETINGLGVMLSGGGMVGGGGVASATVVGSVVGLPAMAVGTVAIGVGAAVAIDGVADVRKGFQVLQMADKSGSGGHGPQVVPTKSRAQAMQGAQGHAQVPRTSRGGQDIDFKALNDESKGSNYARIQGEGASSLGRRDPNSDAYFMDHPDGHPHQVGPDHPAHHESPHVHAVNKQGEGKVFTYPGQE